A stretch of the Algiphilus sp. genome encodes the following:
- the cysQ gene encoding 3'(2'),5'-bisphosphate nucleotidase CysQ, whose product MINEQLLHAVQDIARDAGNAILSVYNTDFDVENKADDSPLTQADLAAHRIISAGLRALDAELPILSEEGTDAESEDRRSWERFWLVDPLDGTKEFINRNGEFTVNIALIDAGQPVLGVVHAPALGATYLAAAGIGAFRDDSEGRRPIGTRRAPERPAFVVSRSHQDEALQALLAKLPAHDAVSTGSSLKFCLVAEGAADLYPRTGPTSEWDTGAGQCVAEIAGARVATLPEMTPMRYNQRDTLLNPGFVVIGDPDASWVDQLGG is encoded by the coding sequence ATGATCAACGAGCAGCTCCTGCACGCCGTGCAGGACATCGCCCGCGATGCCGGCAACGCCATCCTGTCGGTCTACAACACCGATTTCGACGTCGAGAACAAGGCCGACGACTCGCCACTGACCCAGGCCGACCTTGCCGCCCACCGGATCATCTCGGCGGGCCTGCGGGCTCTCGATGCGGAGCTGCCCATCCTGTCCGAGGAAGGCACCGACGCGGAGTCCGAGGACCGCCGCAGCTGGGAACGCTTCTGGCTGGTCGATCCACTCGACGGAACCAAGGAGTTCATCAACCGCAACGGCGAGTTCACGGTGAACATCGCGCTCATCGATGCCGGCCAGCCGGTCCTGGGTGTGGTGCACGCGCCCGCGCTGGGCGCCACCTACCTGGCCGCCGCCGGCATCGGCGCCTTCCGCGACGACAGCGAGGGGCGCCGCCCCATCGGCACGCGCCGCGCACCGGAGCGCCCCGCCTTCGTGGTCAGCCGCTCGCACCAGGACGAGGCCCTGCAGGCGCTGCTGGCGAAGCTGCCGGCGCACGATGCCGTCAGCACGGGCAGCTCGCTGAAGTTCTGCCTGGTGGCGGAGGGCGCCGCCGACCTCTATCCGCGCACCGGCCCGACCAGCGAGTGGGACACCGGTGCCGGTCAATGTGTCGCCGAGATCGCCGGTGCGCGCGTCGCCACGCTGCCGGAGATGACACCCATGCGCTACAACCAGCGCGACACCCTGCTGAACCCCGGCTTCGTCGTGATCGGCGACCCCGACGCGTCCTGGGTGGATCAGCTCGGCGGATGA